GATGTGGAGGTCGCCAGCCGGGTAGCGCGCGAGATGAGCGAGGCCGTGACGGAGCAGGTGCAAACGCATAAAGCGTATATCTTCCTTTTCGAACAGCCGGTATTGCAAAGGAGCCATCATCCGCTATTCTGGCGCGGTAGATGTAGTTTTCTGCGCCTTGCTGCTGCCAGTCCAGCCCTCGGTGTTCCCGGGGCCGCGCCAGAACGACCCATCCATTGCTGTGGTGTGTCAGATCCGTATCTTTGAATCTTCCCGTAACCACTGCTCTGTTGATCGGGTACTCCGGATGTTCCAGCCAACTGTAGGGCCAGTGCTTGCGATGTTTTTCACCCTCGCGCTTTGCATTATGCCACAAATGCTGAGCATCTTCACCTTTGTTCATATAAACAAAAACCGGCCCGAAGATCTTCTCCCATTTACCGCTGACATAATCTCCTCTACTGCCGTAGTGGTGAGAATAAAGCAGCTTCAGGATGATCGGTCCCCGATCAGTCGCGTGGCTGGTATTGTGTTGCTTTGTCGGACCGCCGCAGAGGTATTCATTGCTCGGCGTGACCATCCACACGCCCTGCTTTCCATTGTGCAAACCGTGTACAAGTGCCTCCTCTGTTGGAGATGACCAGTTATACTTTGTATCCACCTCTCCCGATTGGAGCGCATGTGTGGCATCCATCACCAGGCCCTTTGCGCTGGATATTGCCTTGCTATCCGAAATCACACCAGAGAGCTTGTCATTGACCCTGATATTCACCATCGAATCGTTTAAGCGCATCCCAAAACGAAGCTGTGTCAGCACGGCGTCGCCCGTATCCCCGGGTTTGCTGGCTACAACATAATAATAGAACCCCGAATCACCCGATCGCAAGACATAATGGAGTTCCATCTTGAACGGGAAACCTTCGGGTTGTTTGGGGGTGAATGAAATATCGACCATTTCCGAGTTGTTGACGTGGACGTTAAATTCGGGGTTCTGGTCGCGCAAAAATTTTGCTTTTACACTCGACTCTTTGCCCGCCATATAGTTTGTTTCCGAATCATCGATATAACTGGCCAGGATGGTGAAATATCCAAACTGTCTGGGAGATAGGAGAGCGTCTCCCTGATGCGCCAGCGAGATAATCCGTCCCGTAGATTTTTGGATCGCCATCGAAATGGAACTGTTTTTAAGGATGATTCTATTGCCAGATTCAACAAGCATCGAAGCCTCTGCGAAAACGGGCGTGCTGATCATACACTGTATGGATATAAGCAGAATGATGAATCCGCCCAATCCAATCTTTTTGAACATTTTGTGTTTTGCTATGAGGCGTTGCACAATGAAATGTCTTGATTGAGGTCCATTTTTGTATGTACTATAATATACGCAGTAGTTTCTACACTCACACTCAACTCGAAACAATGGGAAGAATATATATGGCACAAGAACGACCACACATACTCATTCTCACGGCGGACCAGCTACGGGCGGATTCTATGGGCTGCGCCGGTCATCCGCGGGTCAAAACGCCGGTCATCGACTCGCTTGCCAACGACGGCATGCGGTTCAGCAATTGTCACACCGTGTCGCCGGTCTGTCAGCCGTCGCGGGTGTCGTTCATCACTGGCACCTACCCTCACAACCACGGCATCTGGTACAACCGCGGCGAACTGCCGATCAACTATCCGACGCTGTTCTCCCAATTGCGGGACGCCGGCTACCACACGGCAACCGTCGGCAAGTCGCACCTCTGGAGCCACAAGAAGGTGTCTCATTTGCGCGAGGGTGAGCCGTATATGCAAGCGCTCGGCTTTGACGTCATTGACGAACTCGGAGGACCGCGGGGGAGTCTCAACTCGGACTCGTACTTCACCGACTACCTGCGCGAGAAAGATCTGTTCGAGCTCTTCGTCAGCGACACGCGCGAACGGGTTCGCGACCCAAAGCTCGTCAAACCGGCGGTGTTTGAGGAGGACGATCACATGGACGGGTACGTGGGCAGGCGCTCGGTCGAGTTCGTCGATTCTGCGCCCGGGGACCGCCCGACCTGTCTGTTCGTCAACTTCCCCGGACCACATGACCCGTGGGACGCGCCGGGGAAGTACGCCACCATGTACGATCCGTCCGATTCGCCGCCCGCCATCGGCGTGCCACCACGCCCCGCCACGCTCCCCGAAGAAGTCGCCCAGAAGGAGGACTTCAAGACAGAGCCGGGCCTGACCGCCGAAATCGCCGCTGCAATCCGGGCAAATTACGATGGCAAGATCACATTCGTCGATCACTGGTGCGGTGAGATCCTTGCGGCGTATGAACGACGCGGCTGGCTCGATGATCTCTGCGTCGTGTTCTGGTCCGATCACGGCGAAATGACCGGCGATCACGGCAGGGTGTTCAAACGCACCTTTCACGAATCTGCATTGCGGGTCCCCCTGATCCTGCGCTGGCCCGGACGGATACCGTCCGGTACTGTCTGCGACGCACTGGTGGAAACCATCGATGTCGGTCCTGCCTTGCTGGAAGCCCTGGGGCTCGACCAGTTGCAGATGTCCCTTGGGCAGTCGCTGGGGCATCTGTTCGCGGAGCCGACCGCACACCACCGCACCGAGGTATTGTCAGAGATCTACTACGGCGGTTCGCGCAATACGATGGTGAAAACCGAACGCTACAAATACGTCATGGATCAGCACGGCAGGGGGTACATGCTGTACGACATGCAGCAGGACCCGGATGAGCAGCAAAATCTGATCGGCGATCCCGAGCATCGGGATACGGAGAACGAGATGCGGGACACGTTGCTTCGCCGCCTCGCGGCCAGCGCGTTTGTCATGGACAGCGTGAACCTTTGAAAACAGCCTCCGAGACCGGCACGTCTAATCAGCAACGATTCTCTGATCAGAAGCACGCGTTTCGCTATTTTCATCCCCAAAAGCTGCGTTATCTTCGTCGTAATACCTGTTGTATCGTATGTT
The window above is part of the Gemmatimonadota bacterium genome. Proteins encoded here:
- a CDS encoding sulfatase-like hydrolase/transferase, which produces MAQERPHILILTADQLRADSMGCAGHPRVKTPVIDSLANDGMRFSNCHTVSPVCQPSRVSFITGTYPHNHGIWYNRGELPINYPTLFSQLRDAGYHTATVGKSHLWSHKKVSHLREGEPYMQALGFDVIDELGGPRGSLNSDSYFTDYLREKDLFELFVSDTRERVRDPKLVKPAVFEEDDHMDGYVGRRSVEFVDSAPGDRPTCLFVNFPGPHDPWDAPGKYATMYDPSDSPPAIGVPPRPATLPEEVAQKEDFKTEPGLTAEIAAAIRANYDGKITFVDHWCGEILAAYERRGWLDDLCVVFWSDHGEMTGDHGRVFKRTFHESALRVPLILRWPGRIPSGTVCDALVETIDVGPALLEALGLDQLQMSLGQSLGHLFAEPTAHHRTEVLSEIYYGGSRNTMVKTERYKYVMDQHGRGYMLYDMQQDPDEQQNLIGDPEHRDTENEMRDTLLRRLAASAFVMDSVNL